The following DNA comes from Polynucleobacter necessarius.
TCCAAGTCAACCTACGCATGCGTCGATTCAGGCGGAAGCGGAAAAGCTGGGTTTGAATTATGTTTATTTGCCAGTTGTACCAGGTGCATTTACTCCTGCGCAGGTTCAAGAAATGGCACGCCTCTTAAAAACATTACCAGGCCCTGTTTTAGCTTTTTGTCGTTCAGGCGCACGCTCTACAAACTTGTATCAACTTGCATTGCAAGTAGGTTAACCCAAGAGTATTTCTACAGTCATGCGCATCACCATTCCGGAAGAGCGAAAGCTGGTTCATGAAATGATCATGCCCATTCGC
Coding sequences within:
- a CDS encoding TIGR01244 family sulfur transferase, producing the protein MSLPISCHNAQFGTLGQIEPSHLAEIAKQGYKSVINNRPDGEGGPSQPTHASIQAEAEKLGLNYVYLPVVPGAFTPAQVQEMARLLKTLPGPVLAFCRSGARSTNLYQLALQVG